A part of Emcibacter nanhaiensis genomic DNA contains:
- a CDS encoding zinc-dependent alcohol dehydrogenase family protein, which yields MKAYQIEAGSSSLDGLKQVELDKPEAGPGEVLVRVRATSLNYRDQAVVIGKYFIGPLQRDTIPLSDGAGEVEAVGDGVTRFKAGDRVAGTFFQGWVNGHPPASIPGIALGAPLDGMLAEYVVLSEEGLVGIPDNLSFEEAATLPCAGVTAWNALMEGRTLKPGDTVLCLGTGGVSMFALQFGRMAGARVIVTSSSDEKLERAKALGADGLINYRNTPNWAEEVMKLTGGQGVSQVVEVGGAGTLPLSYQAVGSGGEIALIGVLAAPDGDLSPHGLMFKAATLRGIFVGNRDMFDGMNKAIATNGIQPVIGATFDFDQAVEAFQHQMTASHFGKIVITV from the coding sequence ATGAAAGCATATCAGATTGAAGCCGGCAGCAGCAGCCTTGACGGCCTGAAGCAGGTTGAACTGGACAAGCCCGAGGCCGGCCCGGGCGAGGTCCTGGTCAGGGTCAGGGCGACATCGCTCAACTACCGCGACCAGGCGGTGGTGATCGGAAAATATTTTATCGGCCCGCTGCAGCGGGACACCATCCCCCTGTCTGACGGGGCAGGGGAAGTGGAGGCTGTGGGCGATGGCGTCACCCGCTTCAAGGCCGGGGATCGGGTTGCCGGCACCTTTTTCCAGGGCTGGGTCAACGGCCATCCGCCGGCCTCGATACCGGGGATTGCCCTGGGGGCGCCGCTCGACGGTATGCTGGCGGAATATGTGGTTCTGTCTGAAGAGGGCCTGGTCGGCATTCCGGACAATCTGTCCTTTGAAGAGGCGGCCACACTGCCCTGCGCCGGGGTGACGGCCTGGAACGCCCTGATGGAGGGGCGGACCCTCAAGCCCGGCGATACGGTGCTGTGTCTGGGGACCGGCGGGGTGTCCATGTTTGCCCTGCAGTTCGGCCGCATGGCCGGGGCGCGGGTGATCGTCACCTCTTCCAGTGACGAAAAACTGGAACGGGCCAAGGCCTTGGGCGCGGACGGCCTGATCAATTACAGGAACACTCCGAACTGGGCCGAGGAAGTGATGAAGCTGACCGGCGGCCAGGGCGTGAGCCAGGTTGTGGAGGTTGGCGGTGCCGGTACCCTGCCGCTGTCCTACCAGGCGGTGGGTTCCGGCGGCGAGATTGCCCTGATCGGGGTGCTGGCGGCCCCGGACGGGGACCTGAGCCCTCATGGCCTGATGTTCAAGGCGGCCACCCTGCGCGGCATTTTTGTCGGCAACCGGGATATGTTCGACGGCATGAACAAGGCCATTGCCACCAACGGCATCCAGCCGGTGATCGGCGCCACCTTTGACTTCGACCAGGCGGTTGAGGCCTTCCAGCACCAGA
- the bluB gene encoding 5,6-dimethylbenzimidazole synthase produces METPVFNKEFREKLHDLLVWRRDVRRFRTAPVAEDIILDCLQMACRGPSVGNSQPWRFVRVKSAEKKDQLIRAFEIENEKALGEYEGEDAALYARLKLAGLREAPVQISVFANVATAVGKGLGSRTMPEAKMYSVVSAIQILWLMLRSYDVGLGWVSILPPDKMAELLEVDESWVFIGHLCIGYPEEQTDTPELVKEGWQERLPMEKFLLER; encoded by the coding sequence ATGGAAACCCCGGTCTTCAACAAGGAATTCAGAGAAAAGCTGCACGACCTGCTGGTCTGGCGCCGGGATGTCCGCCGCTTCCGCACCGCCCCGGTGGCTGAAGACATTATCCTCGATTGCCTGCAGATGGCCTGCCGCGGCCCCTCGGTCGGCAATTCCCAGCCCTGGCGCTTTGTCCGGGTCAAAAGCGCGGAAAAAAAAGACCAGCTGATCCGGGCCTTCGAGATCGAGAACGAGAAGGCTCTGGGGGAGTATGAGGGCGAGGACGCCGCCCTCTATGCCCGGCTCAAGCTGGCGGGCCTTCGGGAAGCCCCGGTGCAGATCAGCGTCTTTGCCAATGTGGCCACCGCCGTCGGCAAGGGGCTGGGATCGCGCACCATGCCCGAAGCGAAAATGTATTCGGTGGTGTCCGCCATCCAGATCCTGTGGCTGATGCTGCGGAGCTATGACGTGGGCCTGGGCTGGGTCAGCATCCTACCGCCGGACAAGATGGCGGAGCTGCTGGAGGTGGACGAGTCCTGGGTGTTCATCGGCCACCTTTGCATCGGTTATCCCGAAGAACAGACCGACACCCCCGAACTGGTCAAGGAAGGCTGGCAGGAGCGTTTGCCGATGGAAAAATTCCTGCTCGAACGCTAG
- a CDS encoding ABC transporter ATP-binding protein — protein MTGVEREIEIDRLAVGYGPCTVLENINLRFAPGRITGLIGPNGAGKSTLLKSLLGLIEPGAGEIRVDGTPLNNITIAERSRKLAYAAQGAPVHWPLTVEKMVALGRLPHLGPWQKIGSADREAIERAMTMTDSYRLRDRIVTTLSGGERACAMLARTIATDASWLLVDEPVASLDPSHQLQVMGILKNLAGQGHGIVIVLHDLTLARRYCDQLVLLHKGAVLAEGEPEQVLADDNLAAAYGIRAVRWQADGQEFIVPAEKL, from the coding sequence ATGACCGGGGTGGAGCGCGAAATCGAAATCGACCGGCTGGCGGTGGGCTATGGCCCGTGCACGGTGCTGGAAAATATCAACCTCAGGTTTGCGCCGGGCCGCATCACCGGCCTGATCGGCCCCAACGGGGCCGGCAAGAGCACCCTGCTGAAGTCACTGCTTGGCCTGATCGAGCCCGGGGCGGGGGAAATCCGGGTCGATGGCACACCGCTCAACAATATTACGATTGCGGAACGATCCCGGAAGCTGGCCTATGCCGCCCAGGGGGCGCCGGTGCACTGGCCCCTGACGGTGGAAAAAATGGTCGCCCTCGGCCGCCTGCCCCACTTGGGGCCGTGGCAGAAAATCGGCAGCGCCGACCGGGAGGCGATTGAGCGCGCCATGACCATGACGGACAGTTACCGCCTCAGGGACCGCATCGTCACCACCCTGTCCGGCGGCGAGCGGGCCTGCGCCATGCTGGCCCGCACCATCGCCACCGATGCCTCCTGGCTGCTGGTGGATGAACCGGTCGCCTCCCTTGACCCCTCACACCAGCTGCAGGTAATGGGAATATTAAAAAATCTGGCCGGGCAGGGCCACGGTATCGTGATTGTCCTTCATGACCTGACTTTGGCCCGGCGGTATTGCGACCAGCTGGTGCTGCTTCACAAGGGGGCTGTACTGGCGGAAGGGGAACCGGAACAGGTGCTGGCGGATGACAACCTGGCTGCCGCCTACGGCATCCGGGCGGTGCGCTGGCAGGCGGACGGACAGGAATTTATCGTGCCGGCGGAGAAGCTCTGA
- a CDS encoding FecCD family ABC transporter permease: MSGKTPVLLVPVLAAALVLCAAAGLMIGPVDLSVSQVMSGLFGQGEENIAIIIQELRVPRVAIGILAGATLGVSGAALQGLLRNPLADPGVIGVSASAGLGAVVAISFGLVSVFPMALQLLAMAGGLCATAVLLYLAARDASILPLILAGIGISSLAAAIMALVMNFAPNPLALQDMVMWLMGSLQNRTFDDLMLTLPFVLVGWGLLLGTGRGLDATSLGEETAITLGINMKLLRLRIILGAALSVGAVVAVCGTVGFVGLVIPHFLRPLVGYAPGRLLLPSALGGAILLLLADMITRLPFGNQQLQLGVVTSLIGAPLFLHIIYKTREAMR; the protein is encoded by the coding sequence ATGAGCGGGAAGACTCCTGTTTTGCTGGTCCCGGTGTTGGCCGCGGCGCTTGTTTTATGCGCCGCAGCCGGCCTGATGATCGGCCCGGTTGACCTCAGCGTTTCCCAGGTGATGTCCGGATTGTTCGGCCAAGGTGAGGAAAATATCGCCATCATTATCCAGGAACTCAGGGTTCCGCGGGTCGCCATCGGCATCCTGGCCGGGGCGACGCTGGGCGTGTCCGGTGCCGCGCTGCAGGGCCTGCTGCGCAACCCGCTGGCTGATCCCGGCGTGATCGGCGTGTCTGCCTCGGCCGGCCTCGGTGCGGTGGTCGCCATTTCCTTCGGCCTGGTGTCGGTCTTTCCCATGGCGCTGCAGCTTCTGGCCATGGCCGGTGGGCTTTGTGCCACGGCAGTCCTGCTTTATCTGGCGGCGCGGGACGCCAGCATCCTGCCCCTGATCCTGGCCGGGATCGGCATCAGTTCGCTGGCGGCGGCGATCATGGCGCTGGTGATGAATTTCGCGCCCAATCCGCTGGCCCTGCAGGACATGGTCATGTGGCTGATGGGCTCACTGCAGAACCGCACCTTCGACGATCTGATGCTGACCCTGCCGTTCGTGCTGGTGGGCTGGGGCCTGCTGCTCGGTACCGGCCGGGGGCTGGACGCCACCAGCCTCGGCGAGGAGACGGCCATCACACTCGGCATCAACATGAAACTGCTGCGCCTGCGCATTATCCTCGGGGCGGCGCTCAGTGTCGGCGCGGTGGTGGCGGTGTGCGGCACCGTCGGCTTTGTCGGCCTGGTGATTCCCCATTTCCTCCGACCGCTGGTGGGCTATGCGCCCGGGCGTCTTTTGCTGCCCAGTGCCCTCGGCGGTGCCATTCTGCTGCTGCTGGCCGATATGATCACCCGGCTGCCGTTCGGCAATCAGCAGCTGCAGCTCGGCGTGGTCACGTCGCTGATCGGCGCGCCTTTGTTCCTGCATATCATTTATAAAACGCGGGAGGCCATGCGATGA
- a CDS encoding methyl-accepting chemotaxis protein, with protein sequence MEMNVSPLSKQADTAKSFDGSADEEVLDLLRRWNGLSDIQRISFTHLCKELDIVSNLVETHTSELSSCFSTVIETTNAQSACINEIIESASFMTDEHNDRSLPNLIRYLDDTLNDGISKVLNLCKQALIMVTDLEDVIEHVTEAEEMVLKIEDINKKTNLLALNAKIESARAGEAGRGFSVVSDEMRDLSNMVNSVAGNIQGRMGEVSRGIHASFDRLKDIANIDINPNIAAKDQIGEMMNNLMEYNKEFQKKLQESSALSTKISGDISGLTTGLQYQDRSSQYMRTIRVTLEKLGEFLREAEAESACALKGGASPREQDLEDWINRLVDNFPLQEVRDRFLKQLGRTPVEDVKPAVAPADDEDDDGIEMF encoded by the coding sequence ATGGAAATGAATGTATCACCGCTCAGCAAACAAGCGGACACGGCCAAAAGTTTTGATGGTTCTGCGGACGAAGAGGTTCTGGACCTGCTCCGGCGCTGGAACGGCCTGTCAGATATCCAGCGTATAAGCTTTACCCATCTGTGTAAGGAACTGGATATTGTTTCCAACCTGGTGGAAACGCATACCAGCGAGCTGTCCAGCTGTTTCAGCACCGTCATTGAAACGACCAACGCCCAGAGCGCCTGCATCAATGAAATCATTGAATCCGCCAGCTTCATGACCGATGAACACAATGACAGGTCGCTGCCCAACCTGATCCGCTATCTTGATGATACGCTGAATGACGGGATCTCAAAGGTCCTCAACCTCTGTAAGCAGGCCCTGATCATGGTGACCGACCTTGAGGACGTTATCGAGCATGTTACCGAGGCCGAGGAAATGGTGCTCAAGATCGAGGATATCAACAAGAAGACCAACCTGCTGGCACTGAATGCGAAGATTGAATCCGCCCGCGCCGGGGAAGCGGGGCGCGGCTTTTCGGTCGTTTCTGATGAAATGCGCGACCTGTCCAATATGGTGAATTCGGTGGCCGGCAATATCCAGGGCCGGATGGGCGAAGTTTCGCGGGGAATCCACGCCAGCTTCGACAGGCTCAAGGATATCGCCAACATTGACATCAATCCCAACATTGCCGCCAAGGACCAGATCGGCGAAATGATGAACAACCTGATGGAATATAACAAGGAATTCCAGAAGAAGCTGCAGGAATCCTCTGCGCTGTCGACAAAAATATCCGGCGATATTTCCGGTCTGACCACGGGGCTGCAATACCAGGATCGCTCCAGTCAGTATATGCGGACAATCCGGGTTACCCTGGAAAAGCTGGGTGAGTTCCTGAGGGAAGCGGAAGCGGAATCCGCCTGCGCCCTGAAAGGGGGGGCGTCCCCCCGGGAACAGGACCTCGAAGACTGGATCAACAGGCTGGTGGATAATTTCCCGTTGCAGGAAGTCCGCGACCGTTTCCTGAAGCAGCTCGGCAGGACGCCGGTGGAAGATGTCAAACCGGCGGTCGCTCCGGCAGATGACGAGGATGACGACGGCATTGAAATGTTCTGA
- a CDS encoding protein-glutamate methylesterase/protein-glutamine glutaminase gives MKRRKTVLVVDDSALMRQMLTSLINRAPDLEVVGAAPDPLIARKMIKELNPDVVTLDIEMPKMDGITFLSKIMTLRPTPVVMISSLTQESAEATMKALELGAVDYVAKPMSGLRENLLLLEDEITAKVRSAAGARVRQLVLKGDAKPNLSFSTTEQVIAIGASTGGVQAITQILEEMPANSPAVVITQHMPKEFTGGFAARLNGKTAMQVSEARQGERIIPGHVFIAPGDTHLGVQRSGAYYTCNLTDGPKVSGHRPSVDAMFASVAEAVGDRAIGVILTGMGKDGAEGLLQMRKAGARTFGQDEATATVYGMCGVAWKTGAVEQQLPLSQMASNILNACRDIGEACRKAG, from the coding sequence ATGAAGCGCAGGAAAACAGTTCTGGTTGTCGATGATTCCGCCTTGATGCGGCAGATGCTCACCAGCCTCATCAACAGGGCGCCCGACCTGGAAGTGGTCGGTGCCGCCCCTGATCCCCTGATTGCACGCAAGATGATCAAGGAACTTAATCCGGATGTGGTGACACTGGATATCGAAATGCCGAAAATGGACGGTATTACCTTCCTGTCCAAGATCATGACGCTGCGCCCCACGCCGGTGGTGATGATTTCCTCCCTGACCCAGGAAAGTGCCGAGGCGACCATGAAGGCGCTGGAACTGGGGGCGGTGGATTATGTGGCCAAACCCATGTCCGGTCTTCGGGAAAACCTGCTTCTGCTGGAGGATGAAATCACCGCAAAGGTTCGTTCGGCGGCGGGGGCGCGGGTCAGGCAGCTTGTTTTGAAAGGTGACGCGAAACCGAACCTGTCCTTTTCCACCACGGAGCAGGTGATAGCCATCGGGGCGTCTACCGGCGGTGTGCAGGCTATTACCCAGATTCTGGAGGAGATGCCGGCAAATTCACCGGCGGTGGTGATTACCCAGCATATGCCGAAGGAATTCACCGGCGGGTTTGCGGCCCGGCTGAACGGCAAAACAGCGATGCAGGTGAGCGAAGCCCGGCAGGGGGAACGCATTATTCCCGGCCATGTCTTCATTGCACCGGGAGATACGCACCTGGGAGTACAACGGTCCGGCGCCTACTACACCTGTAATCTGACGGATGGGCCCAAGGTCTCCGGTCACCGGCCTTCGGTAGACGCCATGTTCGCCTCCGTTGCCGAGGCCGTGGGTGACCGGGCGATCGGTGTGATCCTGACCGGTATGGGCAAGGATGGCGCCGAGGGGCTCCTGCAGATGCGCAAGGCCGGAGCGCGGACTTTCGGCCAGGACGAGGCGACAGCGACGGTCTATGGCATGTGCGGGGTTGCATGGAAAACAGGGGCAGTGGAACAACAATTGCCGCTGTCACAAATGGCATCAAATATTTTGAACGCCTGCAGGGACATTGGTGAAGCCTGCAGAAAAGCCGGGTGA
- a CDS encoding chemoreceptor glutamine deamidase CheD: protein MSEVRQTDRRKHTLNDERNPYFDYMRNVNVIRILPGDCWITSDPSEMLSTTLGSCVSACIRDVNTGFGGMNHFMLPSKRSNSSWGGEDGFLRYGDFAMDFLLNAILETGCKKSHLEIKIFGGGNVIRNASAVGTENAAFILDYLDRRGLKAEACDLGGPYPRRIHYFPASGRVERLLLKRSADVGVLDEETRLLRKCLNPDAAPLKLQNKEAG from the coding sequence ATGAGCGAAGTCAGGCAAACGGACCGTCGAAAACATACCTTAAATGACGAACGGAATCCCTATTTCGATTACATGCGCAATGTCAATGTGATCCGGATATTGCCCGGCGACTGCTGGATTACCAGCGATCCGTCGGAAATGTTGTCAACAACACTGGGCTCTTGTGTCTCTGCCTGTATTCGCGACGTGAACACCGGTTTCGGCGGCATGAATCATTTCATGTTGCCGTCAAAGCGGAGCAATTCCTCCTGGGGCGGCGAGGACGGCTTTTTGCGGTACGGCGATTTTGCCATGGATTTTCTCCTCAATGCCATTCTCGAGACAGGATGTAAAAAATCGCACCTGGAAATAAAGATATTTGGCGGGGGCAATGTCATCAGGAATGCCTCTGCGGTTGGCACGGAAAATGCCGCCTTCATCCTGGATTATCTCGACCGAAGGGGCCTGAAAGCGGAAGCCTGCGACCTGGGCGGGCCCTATCCGCGGCGTATTCATTATTTCCCGGCTTCCGGCCGGGTGGAACGCCTGTTGTTGAAACGGTCTGCCGATGTTGGGGTGCTGGATGAAGAGACACGGCTTCTGCGTAAATGCCTGAATCCGGATGCCGCCCCGTTGAAGCTGCAGAACAAGGAAGCCGGCTGA
- a CDS encoding CheR family methyltransferase, whose translation MLNTGGLATMPRKQRKEFDFSRKDFNFLAELVSGQTGIVLKATKYEMVYSRLARRIRQLGLKSFKNYVELIREDPSGAELHALVDAMTTNLTKFFRESYQLKDFGCRLREMEKTQRGGVKKLRVWSAGCSSGQEPYSIAMIAASVLGDCSSRDILVLATDIDRNMLQKGRSGVYTSAEVSSLPEKFADKYIRDCAEGHYEIDPAVKQLVRFKQLNLLHDWPMQNGFDFIFCRNVLIYFDAETKDSLVDQFSGKLNPGGMLYLGHSEALIGDRQAIAPSGRASFRKVAS comes from the coding sequence ATGCTGAACACCGGAGGACTGGCAACGATGCCGCGGAAGCAGAGAAAAGAATTTGACTTCAGCCGCAAGGATTTCAATTTCCTTGCAGAGCTGGTCTCCGGACAGACCGGGATCGTCCTCAAGGCGACCAAATATGAAATGGTCTACTCCCGCCTGGCGCGACGGATCAGGCAACTGGGACTGAAAAGTTTCAAAAACTATGTTGAGCTGATCAGGGAAGACCCCTCAGGTGCGGAACTGCATGCCCTGGTTGACGCCATGACCACCAACCTGACCAAATTTTTCCGGGAAAGCTACCAGTTGAAGGATTTTGGCTGTCGCTTGCGGGAGATGGAGAAGACACAGCGCGGCGGCGTGAAAAAACTGCGTGTCTGGTCGGCCGGCTGTTCCAGTGGACAGGAACCCTATTCCATCGCCATGATCGCCGCTTCGGTGCTGGGGGATTGCAGCAGTCGGGATATCCTGGTCCTGGCAACGGATATCGACCGCAACATGCTGCAAAAGGGACGGTCAGGCGTCTATACCTCGGCGGAAGTCAGCAGCCTGCCGGAAAAATTTGCGGACAAATATATCCGGGACTGCGCCGAAGGGCATTATGAAATCGACCCTGCCGTAAAACAACTGGTGCGCTTTAAACAGCTGAACCTTCTGCACGACTGGCCGATGCAGAACGGATTTGACTTTATTTTCTGCCGCAATGTCCTGATCTATTTTGATGCCGAAACGAAAGATAGTCTGGTGGACCAGTTCAGCGGCAAACTCAATCCGGGCGGCATGCTGTATCTTGGCCATTCAGAAGCTCTGATTGGTGACCGGCAAGCTATTGCCCCGTCGGGGCGTGCCTCCTTCAGAAAGGTGGCGTCATGA
- a CDS encoding chemotaxis protein CheW: MSEDRQDLARDDIDISAIARMTPEATEDDAAVTGETSQYISFVIGNEEYCVDIIHVREIKGWVPVTPLPNSPEFMLGVLNLRGVIVPIFDMRCRFGLGRTDATPLHVMIIVAVGERVMGILVDAVSDILTVGANQVLDVPELDQRGDRKFLAGLITHEDKMVALLSLEELFNLDSIVEKLSA; the protein is encoded by the coding sequence ATGAGTGAAGATCGGCAGGATTTAGCGCGGGACGATATTGATATTTCGGCCATTGCCCGAATGACGCCGGAGGCGACAGAGGATGACGCTGCCGTCACCGGAGAGACCAGCCAGTATATCTCCTTTGTTATTGGTAACGAGGAATATTGCGTCGATATCATCCATGTCCGCGAGATCAAGGGCTGGGTGCCGGTGACGCCGCTGCCCAACTCACCGGAATTCATGCTTGGCGTCCTCAACCTGCGCGGCGTCATCGTGCCGATCTTCGATATGCGCTGTCGGTTTGGCCTTGGCAGGACCGACGCCACCCCGCTGCACGTCATGATTATCGTGGCGGTGGGCGAGCGGGTGATGGGTATTCTGGTGGATGCCGTATCCGACATTCTGACCGTGGGGGCAAACCAGGTGCTGGATGTTCCCGAACTTGACCAGCGCGGCGACCGCAAGTTTCTCGCCGGACTGATCACCCACGAGGACAAGATGGTGGCCCTCCTGTCCCTGGAAGAACTTTTTAACCTCGATTCCATCGTGGAAAAACTCAGTGCGTAA
- a CDS encoding chemotaxis protein CheA, with protein MSEADPFSQFKDVFFAECSELTSDMEQHLSELQAGDADLEDLNAIFRAVHSIKAGAGAFHYTELVDYSHVFEALLDKLRAGEISIYEDVTQVLFRASDILADLIDAAQNEDQLEAGYGREVKAEMEKLLNATGAVAVPAEDVFPAPEPEQEAVRQAATYLIRFEPHAEVFRHANEPILILRELKTLGDLEVNIDMSRLPDIHTLEPEDSYFSWSLKLTTEASREDIDEVFEFVEDDCKLEIMLAEEEPENPASTEVLPAQEVAEGDPAPASGGSPAKTKNKSASIRVDLDRVDKVVNMVGELVITQAMLSQELEQLDPSRNMRLMAGMEELASHARELQENVMAIRMQPVKSVFSRMPRLVRDLSSKLDKKVRLVMTGENTEVDKTVIEEIADPLTHMIRNSLDHGIGTPEERERAGKNPEGTIHLAAEHRGGRIIIEVSDDGRGINRERVLQKAQEKGLLDGDELSDEEIDNLIFHPGFSTAETVTDVSGRGVGMDVVRKNIMSLGGRISVQSEQGKGSKFTLSLPLTLAVLDGMIVGVGAQKFVVPVNSIIESIRPAASDVMTLFGDTQVVRIRGEYIPLLQVSGLFGVSGGFRDPSQALVVIVELDGGNHVGLVVDELLGQQQVVIKSLETNYTHVEGISAATILGNGQVCLILDIDGLEEMERCRRGGRSLNATDIEQMVEEDQRHSA; from the coding sequence ATGAGCGAGGCGGATCCCTTTTCACAGTTCAAGGATGTTTTCTTTGCGGAATGCAGCGAATTGACCTCCGATATGGAACAGCATCTTTCGGAACTGCAAGCCGGAGACGCCGATCTCGAAGACCTCAACGCCATTTTTCGCGCCGTACATTCCATCAAGGCCGGCGCCGGCGCCTTTCACTATACCGAACTGGTTGACTATTCCCATGTTTTTGAAGCCCTGCTTGACAAGCTGCGGGCCGGCGAAATTTCCATCTATGAAGATGTGACCCAGGTCCTGTTCCGGGCCAGCGATATCCTCGCCGACCTGATTGATGCGGCCCAGAATGAAGACCAGCTTGAGGCCGGCTATGGCAGGGAGGTCAAAGCCGAGATGGAAAAGCTTCTGAATGCGACCGGTGCTGTGGCGGTCCCGGCAGAGGACGTGTTTCCAGCCCCTGAACCGGAGCAAGAAGCCGTCCGGCAGGCGGCGACCTATCTGATCCGCTTTGAGCCCCATGCGGAAGTATTCCGCCACGCCAATGAACCGATCCTGATCCTCCGGGAACTGAAAACCCTGGGTGATCTGGAAGTAAATATCGACATGTCCCGGCTGCCCGATATTCATACCCTGGAACCGGAAGATTCCTATTTCAGCTGGAGCCTGAAGCTGACGACCGAGGCGTCCCGGGAGGATATTGACGAGGTTTTCGAATTTGTCGAGGACGACTGCAAGCTTGAAATCATGCTGGCTGAAGAGGAACCGGAAAACCCGGCATCGACGGAGGTTTTGCCGGCACAGGAGGTCGCCGAAGGAGATCCGGCTCCCGCATCCGGCGGCAGCCCGGCAAAGACCAAGAACAAGTCCGCCTCGATCCGGGTGGATCTGGACCGGGTCGACAAGGTGGTCAACATGGTGGGCGAACTGGTGATCACTCAGGCCATGCTGAGCCAGGAACTCGAACAGCTGGATCCGTCCCGCAACATGCGCCTGATGGCCGGGATGGAGGAGCTGGCCTCCCACGCCCGCGAACTGCAGGAAAATGTGATGGCGATCCGCATGCAGCCGGTCAAATCCGTCTTTTCCCGCATGCCGCGTCTGGTACGCGACCTGAGCAGCAAGCTCGACAAGAAGGTCAGGCTGGTGATGACCGGCGAGAATACCGAAGTGGACAAGACGGTGATCGAGGAGATTGCCGATCCGCTGACCCACATGATCCGCAACTCCCTTGACCATGGGATCGGGACTCCGGAAGAACGGGAAAGAGCCGGCAAAAACCCGGAAGGCACCATCCATCTGGCGGCTGAACACCGGGGTGGGCGGATCATCATTGAAGTTTCCGATGACGGCCGGGGCATCAACCGGGAACGGGTGCTGCAGAAGGCGCAGGAAAAAGGCCTGCTGGACGGTGACGAACTGAGTGACGAGGAAATCGACAATCTTATTTTCCATCCCGGCTTTTCAACGGCGGAAACCGTGACCGATGTGTCCGGTCGCGGGGTGGGCATGGATGTGGTGCGCAAGAATATCATGTCGCTTGGCGGGCGTATTTCGGTTCAGTCGGAACAGGGCAAGGGATCAAAATTCACCCTGTCCCTGCCGCTGACCCTGGCGGTTCTCGACGGCATGATCGTCGGCGTCGGCGCGCAAAAATTTGTCGTCCCGGTCAACAGCATTATCGAAAGCATCCGGCCCGCGGCCAGCGATGTGATGACCCTGTTCGGCGACACCCAGGTGGTGCGGATCCGCGGGGAATATATTCCCCTGCTGCAGGTGTCAGGGCTGTTTGGCGTGAGCGGTGGTTTCCGCGATCCCTCCCAGGCACTGGTGGTGATTGTGGAACTGGACGGCGGCAACCATGTCGGCCTGGTGGTGGATGAACTGCTGGGCCAGCAGCAGGTGGTGATCAAGTCCCTGGAAACCAACTACACCCATGTGGAGGGCATTTCCGCCGCCACCATTCTGGGCAACGGCCAGGTTTGCCTGATCCTGGATATCGACGGACTGGAAGAGATGGAGCGTTGCCGCCGTGGCGGGCGTTCCCTGAACGCAACGGATATTGAGCAGATGGTCGAGGAAGACCAGCGGCATTCGGCCTAA
- a CDS encoding response regulator → MSKRILAVDDSQTIRDMISFTLSGGGYQVDLATDGNDALSKLNGVDLIITDINMPGMNGIELIKNVRGNPAHRSTPIIILTTESGETLKQEGRDAGATGWVVKPFVPEKLLKVVGKVCP, encoded by the coding sequence ATGAGCAAGCGCATTTTGGCAGTTGATGATTCCCAAACCATCCGGGACATGATCAGCTTCACCCTTTCCGGGGGCGGATATCAGGTTGACCTGGCAACCGACGGCAATGACGCGCTGAGCAAGCTGAACGGGGTCGATCTGATTATCACCGACATCAACATGCCCGGCATGAACGGCATCGAGCTGATCAAGAATGTGCGCGGCAACCCGGCGCACCGGTCCACGCCGATCATCATTCTGACAACGGAATCCGGGGAAACCCTGAAGCAGGAAGGCCGCGACGCGGGCGCCACAGGCTGGGTGGTGAAACCCTTTGTGCCGGAAAAACTTCTCAAGGTGGTTGGCAAGGTTTGTCCATAG
- a CDS encoding STAS domain-containing protein, producing the protein MAPVLDLAYADKLKELLLTALAAGNDIWLDAGKVDRITTPCLQLFVAVARELSENGGSFKITQASEAVVTALKDIGLEEIYQKWSEEE; encoded by the coding sequence TTGGCGCCCGTTCTTGACCTGGCTTATGCGGACAAGCTGAAAGAGCTTCTTCTGACAGCCCTGGCCGCCGGCAATGACATATGGCTGGATGCGGGAAAAGTGGACAGGATTACCACGCCCTGTCTTCAGCTTTTTGTCGCGGTTGCCCGGGAGCTTTCGGAAAACGGGGGAAGTTTCAAAATAACCCAGGCCTCGGAGGCTGTGGTCACGGCCCTCAAGGATATTGGACTGGAAGAAATATACCAAAAATGGAGCGAAGAGGAATGA